The following proteins come from a genomic window of Balearica regulorum gibbericeps isolate bBalReg1 chromosome 9, bBalReg1.pri, whole genome shotgun sequence:
- the OTOS gene encoding otospiralin — MTFIGLLFFCMLMNILTDARSIQDGDDLYQESVALPYWPFSSNDFWSYVEYFRTLGAYNRIEEMARAFFAQFPFGSHLGYHVPNHDH, encoded by the exons atgacatttattggcttacttttcttctgtatgctGATGAACATCCTAACAG ATGCCCGATCAATCCAGGATGGAGATG atctCTACCAGGAATCTGTAGCCTTGCCATACTGGCCCTTCTCATCCAACGATTTCTGGTCCTACGTAGAATATTTCCGGACCCTTGGAGCCTACAACAGGATCGAAGAAATGGCCAGAGCCTTCTTTGCCCAGTTCCCTTTTGGGAGTCACCTTGGCTATCACGTGCCCAACCACGACCACTAA
- the COPS9 gene encoding COP9 signalosome complex subunit 9, translated as MKPAVDEMFPEGAGPYVDLDEAGGSTGLLMDLAANEKAVHADFFNDFEDLFDDDDIQ; from the exons ATGAAGCCGGCGGTGGATGAGATGTTTCCTGAGGGAGCCGGCCCGTATGTGGATCTTGATGAG GCAGGGGGAAGCACGGGGCTGCTGATGGACCTGGCCGCCAACGAGAAAGCGGTGCACGCCGACTTCTTTAACG ATTTTGAAGATCTCTTTGATGATGATGACATCCAGTGA
- the ADIPOQ gene encoding adiponectin → MMRSPASLLLCSLLLVAPHCTEGADPTVQPDPKTPCANWMGGAPGYPGHNGLPGRDGKDGKDGLKGEKGEEGVQGPKGDEGETGIPGPEGPRGFPGYPGQKGEKGEGAFVYRSAFSVGLTERAPHPNVPIRFSKIFYNEQNHYDASTGKFLCNIPGTYYFAYHLTVYMTDVKVSLYKNDKAVIFTYDQFQKNNVDQASGSILLHLSTGDEVWLQVYGEGDNNGVYADNINDSTFMGFLLYPDLDVH, encoded by the exons ATGATGAGGAGCCCAGCAAGCCTTCTCCTTTGCTcgctgctgctggtggcccCTCATTGCACAGAGGGGGCTGACCCAACGGTCCAACCTGACCCCAAAACACCATGTGCCAACTGGATGGGAGGAGCGCCTGGCTACCCCGGCCACAACGGGCTCCCCGGCCGAGAcgggaaagatggaaaagacGGActaaagggagagaaaggagaggaag GTGTGCAAGGACCCAAAGGCGACGAAGGTGAAACAGGAATCCCAGGGCCAGAAGGGCCAAGAGGATTTCCCGGATACCCTGGGCAGAAGGGGGAGAAGGGTGAAGGTGCCTTCGTCTACCGCTCCGCCTTCAGCGTGGGGCTGACAGAGCGAGCCCCCCACCCCAATGTCCCCATCCGCTTCAGCAAGATCTTCTACAACGAGCAGAACCACTACGACGCCAGCACCGGCAAGTTCCTCTGCAACATCCCCGGCACGTACTACTTCGCCTACCACCTGACGGTCTACATGACAGATGTCAAGGTCAGCCTCTACAAGAACGACAAGGCGGTGATCTTCACCTATGACCAGTTCCAGAAGAACAACGTTGACCAAGCGAGTGGCTCCATCTTGCTGCACCTCAGCACTGGGGACGAGGTCTGGCTTCAGGTGTATGGGGAGGGCGACAACAACGGCGTCTACGCCGACAACATCAATGATTCCACTTTCATGGGCTTCCTCCTGTACCCAGACCTGGATGTCCATTAA